From a single Gimesia fumaroli genomic region:
- a CDS encoding DUF3592 domain-containing protein translates to MVKSKPVMHKAGHLFSFVLGVIFVIGGFLATYLKGLPLIEQGKASKNWPTTKGVVLKSKVASHRSSNSNSSTYSAEITYRYQVEGQNYKCGTVWFGSDVSTSNRSLAQDTVKKYPVDKQVVVYYDPQKPAAAVLEPGVFKTTYFYYVFGWLFMGPGILMTGIPLFRWLVRVGRGTDERGENVAGKF, encoded by the coding sequence ATGGTGAAAAGTAAACCAGTCATGCATAAAGCGGGACACCTTTTTTCATTTGTCCTGGGAGTGATTTTTGTCATTGGCGGCTTTCTGGCAACCTATCTGAAGGGGCTGCCGCTCATCGAACAGGGGAAAGCCAGTAAAAACTGGCCGACCACAAAAGGGGTTGTGCTCAAATCGAAAGTTGCTTCCCACCGCAGCAGCAACTCTAACTCTTCAACCTATTCCGCGGAGATTACTTATCGCTATCAGGTGGAAGGGCAAAATTATAAATGCGGTACCGTCTGGTTTGGCAGCGATGTTTCAACATCGAATCGATCTCTGGCACAAGACACGGTCAAGAAATACCCGGTAGACAAGCAAGTGGTCGTGTATTATGACCCGCAAAAACCGGCAGCCGCTGTACTCGAACCCGGCGTATTCAAGACGACCTATTTCTATTATGTCTTTGGTTGGTTATTCATGGGGCCGGGAATTCTAATGACGGGAATTCCCTTATTCCGGTGGCTTGTTCGAGTCGGCAGAGGCACGGATGAGCGTGGAGAAAACGTGGCAGGGAAATTTTGA
- a CDS encoding TIGR00266 family protein, with amino-acid sequence MQCHEVDYEIFGSDLQIVEIVLDPGESVVAEAGSMNYMEEGIGFEARMGDGSKPNDGFLGKLFKAGKRMLSGESLFMTHFTNEGHREQRVAFAAPYPGKIIAIDMDKIGGELTCQKDSFLCAALGTEVTMAFNKRLGSGFFGGEGFILQKLRGDGMAFVHAGGTVTKKKLNGETLRVDTGCIVAFTGNIDYDIERAGNLKSMVLGGEGLFLATLRGHGTVLLQSLPFSRLADRVLAHAPSAGGSSVGEGSVLGGFGDMFGDS; translated from the coding sequence ATGCAATGTCACGAAGTCGACTATGAAATCTTTGGTTCTGATCTCCAGATAGTGGAAATTGTGCTTGATCCGGGTGAGTCTGTTGTCGCGGAAGCGGGCAGCATGAATTACATGGAAGAAGGGATCGGCTTCGAGGCCCGTATGGGAGATGGTTCCAAGCCCAATGATGGCTTTTTGGGGAAGCTTTTTAAGGCAGGGAAACGGATGCTTTCAGGTGAGTCATTGTTCATGACACACTTTACAAATGAGGGACATCGTGAACAGAGAGTCGCATTTGCTGCCCCTTATCCCGGAAAAATCATCGCCATCGACATGGATAAAATTGGCGGCGAACTGACCTGTCAGAAAGATTCCTTTCTCTGTGCGGCGTTAGGGACGGAAGTCACGATGGCCTTTAATAAGCGACTCGGATCGGGCTTCTTCGGTGGGGAAGGCTTCATCCTGCAGAAACTGCGTGGCGATGGAATGGCATTTGTCCATGCCGGAGGCACCGTCACTAAAAAGAAACTGAACGGGGAAACTTTACGCGTCGATACAGGCTGTATTGTCGCCTTTACAGGCAACATTGATTACGACATCGAACGGGCCGGAAACTTAAAGTCGATGGTGCTGGGGGGAGAAGGTCTGTTCCTGGCAACGTTACGCGGGCATGGAACCGTACTGCTGCAAAGTTTGCCTTTCTCTCGTCTGGCCGATCGTGTTCTGGCTCATGCGCCTTCCGCGGGAGGCTCCTCGGTGGGAGAAGGTTCGGTTCTGGGAGGATTCGGCGATATGTTTGGGGATAGTTAA
- a CDS encoding DUF1559 family PulG-like putative transporter encodes MTPETLTPAEKRLQRRVIAVCAFMTLCFVTLCLGVVFPVQMGFQLVIGWTSYIARALPVFTISVERTTWFLVALILFTLGIHFVCKKRYRRKQASKAESGESNWRLRWTLSLAMMCLMLALSGICVISMTHQTWWMVTGENMVAYRRGMMAARRSTSKNNLRQIGLAMHDYHESNSQLPMGGTFDQTGQPHHSWTTRLVPYLDQAELYNQIDFHQSWTAEANQKAFQTRIPAFQNPGLYSDYDHGKSSEEVFRGYKPIHYAANSRVFNVNSGLTFKKIPDGTSNTIFAGEVKAGIKAWGDPLNFRDPVLGINVNPHGFGGPFTGGTQVLMGDGSARFISDDIDPAVLKAISTPNGGEPVGEF; translated from the coding sequence ATGACACCAGAAACCCTCACACCAGCAGAAAAGCGACTACAGCGTAGAGTCATCGCGGTGTGCGCATTTATGACGCTCTGCTTCGTGACGCTCTGCCTGGGCGTCGTGTTCCCTGTCCAGATGGGATTTCAGTTAGTCATCGGCTGGACCAGTTACATTGCCCGCGCGCTGCCTGTTTTTACGATTTCTGTTGAGCGGACGACTTGGTTTCTTGTCGCCTTGATACTGTTTACGCTGGGCATCCACTTTGTCTGTAAAAAACGGTATCGACGCAAACAGGCATCGAAGGCTGAGTCGGGCGAATCTAATTGGCGTTTGCGCTGGACGCTCTCGCTGGCGATGATGTGTCTAATGCTGGCACTGAGTGGCATCTGCGTGATCAGTATGACGCATCAGACCTGGTGGATGGTGACTGGCGAGAATATGGTGGCCTATCGTCGAGGTATGATGGCTGCCAGACGCAGTACCTCGAAAAACAATCTGAGACAAATTGGTCTGGCGATGCACGACTATCATGAATCGAATTCCCAGCTTCCCATGGGGGGGACGTTCGATCAAACCGGTCAGCCTCACCACAGCTGGACAACACGTTTGGTACCTTACCTGGATCAAGCTGAGTTGTATAACCAGATTGATTTTCATCAGTCCTGGACGGCAGAAGCGAACCAAAAGGCATTTCAAACCAGAATCCCTGCGTTTCAGAACCCCGGCTTATATTCAGATTACGATCATGGTAAGAGCAGTGAAGAAGTGTTCCGAGGCTACAAGCCCATACATTACGCCGCCAACAGTCGTGTCTTCAATGTGAATTCCGGCCTGACTTTTAAAAAGATCCCCGACGGCACTTCGAATACGATTTTTGCAGGCGAAGTCAAAGCCGGCATCAAAGCCTGGGGTGATCCGCTGAATTTTCGTGACCCGGTTCTTGGAATCAATGTCAATCCCCACGGTTTCGGCGGTCCGTTTACAGGGGGCACACAAGTACTGATGGGAGATGGTAGCGCGCGTTTTATTTCCGATGACATTGACCCCGCTGTCCTCAAAGCGATCAGTACTCCCAACGGCGGCGAGCCGGTAGGGGAGTTCTAA
- a CDS encoding serine/threonine-protein kinase, whose translation MTSQESLPEFFARPVPEADGPETIISPLEPIPTPDSSRDTTGSQTNLARSSVWNRLFPPTVDDPDAQQEEAASPSGMQLEHFIIRERIGRGGMGAVFRAIDTRLDRVVALKVLSPGQSRDAGSVKRFQNEAKAAARLDHENISRVFYIGEDQGLNFIAFEYVKGTNVREIIHSRGILPAAEAVNYALQIASALKHINKAGVVHRDIKPSNIIITPGGRAKLVDLGLARKESDNASADLTSAGTTLGTFDYISPEQAKDPRNVDVRSDIYSLGCTLYHMLTGEPPYGEGTVLQKLLDHSGKNVPDPASINKHLPRELSLIVQKMMASDPADRYQTPEELMFHLMQVAAKLDLRGVNPEGLVWTSPTSSRLGFLERYVGWVATALVLLVVVYLLDRYPTFDPATVSVTQNETQPEVTPAKPASSHPDEISPDASLPLPEPEKMPAGSLSKNTAIAAVEPSETGNKSKTGETPHSLENEKTSDAKPEKMTLSEGSKDLNEIFEIPLLSSKKTINDLIEASNPPKNKVLRESPPGTELALSNSSNQKKSMVPLAPVPEDDPVSEPDPFPKKNDPEIRKIEIPAITIINPDGTAGQDFKTLDAACAAADDGSIIELGFTGVRKEAPIHINNKRVRIRAAKDRKPILHFESVEEPAEGFQTHMIQISNGSLELFELGIIVNVKDLNTDSWAIFSLKNAHDIRLHQVTVTCSNTSSQQVALFEMNEPINQGLNDDSMMGKRQVKESTFVEVVNSVLRCDGYAFSIRETAPTRLEITNSALMISQALIDLVGCNNKPTEGDFLELVLNHTTLLLGKGLAVMDSGAIPRELIPLNVTARNNIFFDRTDAPFVQMKGNTNENDFRQKLLTWKGSNNYFDRFETFWTIQSQQGTTGILSLDAFDWKDIWGLSSEVNSYQMEIPWLTERQKLMKTPCSQLQPAQLQFTQPTDGSPTITAVDRTNAGADLLVLPELPRVRKTPETN comes from the coding sequence ATGACAAGTCAGGAATCATTGCCGGAATTCTTTGCGCGCCCGGTTCCTGAAGCAGATGGGCCTGAGACCATCATCAGCCCGCTGGAGCCGATCCCGACTCCCGATTCCAGCCGTGATACGACCGGTTCACAAACCAATCTGGCCCGCTCTTCGGTCTGGAACCGTCTCTTCCCCCCTACCGTCGATGATCCTGATGCACAACAGGAAGAAGCAGCCAGTCCTTCCGGCATGCAACTGGAGCATTTCATCATTCGCGAACGAATTGGCCGGGGAGGCATGGGAGCCGTATTCCGTGCAATTGATACACGACTGGATCGCGTCGTTGCATTAAAAGTTCTCAGCCCAGGACAGTCGCGTGATGCAGGCTCGGTAAAGCGTTTCCAGAACGAAGCAAAAGCAGCCGCCCGCCTGGATCATGAAAATATCTCGCGTGTGTTTTACATCGGCGAAGATCAGGGCTTGAACTTCATTGCCTTTGAATACGTCAAGGGTACCAACGTCAGAGAGATCATTCATTCGCGCGGCATTCTGCCGGCGGCAGAAGCGGTGAACTATGCGTTGCAGATTGCCTCGGCATTGAAGCACATCAATAAAGCCGGAGTCGTTCATCGTGATATTAAACCATCCAACATCATCATTACTCCCGGTGGTAGAGCCAAGCTGGTTGACCTGGGGCTGGCACGAAAAGAGAGCGATAATGCGTCAGCCGACCTGACCAGTGCCGGCACCACGTTGGGCACGTTCGATTATATTTCTCCCGAGCAGGCCAAAGACCCACGGAACGTCGATGTGCGCAGCGACATCTATTCGTTGGGCTGCACGCTGTATCATATGCTGACAGGTGAACCTCCTTACGGCGAAGGAACCGTTTTACAAAAACTGCTCGATCATAGCGGAAAAAATGTTCCCGATCCTGCCAGCATCAATAAACATCTGCCGCGCGAGCTGTCTCTGATCGTGCAGAAAATGATGGCCAGCGATCCGGCAGACCGTTATCAGACGCCTGAAGAACTGATGTTCCATTTAATGCAGGTCGCCGCAAAACTGGATCTACGCGGCGTGAACCCGGAAGGATTGGTCTGGACTTCACCAACCAGCTCCCGGCTGGGCTTCCTGGAAAGATATGTCGGCTGGGTTGCTACAGCCCTGGTCCTGCTGGTGGTCGTCTACCTGCTCGATCGTTATCCAACCTTCGACCCGGCTACTGTCAGCGTCACTCAAAATGAAACACAACCGGAGGTGACTCCGGCAAAGCCGGCCAGCTCCCATCCAGATGAAATCAGCCCGGATGCCAGTCTGCCTCTGCCCGAACCTGAGAAAATGCCCGCTGGCTCACTCTCAAAAAATACAGCCATCGCAGCTGTGGAACCCTCTGAAACGGGCAACAAAAGCAAGACCGGCGAAACTCCCCATTCACTCGAAAACGAGAAGACATCGGATGCAAAACCGGAAAAAATGACTCTGTCCGAAGGTTCCAAAGATCTGAATGAAATCTTTGAAATACCGCTGTTGTCTTCGAAAAAAACGATCAACGATTTAATTGAAGCCAGTAATCCACCCAAAAATAAAGTGCTAAGGGAAAGCCCCCCCGGAACAGAGTTAGCGTTGTCGAACAGCAGCAACCAGAAAAAATCCATGGTTCCGCTGGCTCCTGTTCCAGAAGACGATCCGGTCTCAGAGCCAGATCCTTTCCCAAAAAAGAATGATCCCGAAATCCGGAAAATCGAAATTCCCGCGATCACGATTATTAATCCGGATGGGACGGCCGGTCAGGATTTCAAAACGCTGGATGCCGCCTGTGCGGCCGCCGATGACGGCAGCATTATTGAACTCGGTTTTACCGGGGTTCGCAAAGAAGCCCCCATTCACATCAATAACAAACGCGTGCGCATTCGTGCTGCTAAAGATCGCAAACCCATCTTACATTTTGAATCTGTTGAAGAACCGGCAGAAGGGTTTCAGACTCACATGATCCAGATCTCCAACGGTTCACTGGAACTGTTTGAGTTGGGCATCATTGTTAATGTCAAAGATTTGAATACAGATTCGTGGGCAATCTTCTCGCTCAAAAACGCACATGATATTCGCTTACACCAGGTAACCGTGACCTGCTCCAACACCAGCAGTCAACAGGTTGCCCTGTTTGAAATGAACGAACCGATTAACCAGGGTCTGAATGACGATTCAATGATGGGCAAACGCCAGGTGAAAGAATCGACGTTCGTGGAAGTCGTCAACTCGGTGCTCCGTTGTGACGGTTATGCTTTCTCGATTCGGGAAACAGCGCCCACTCGTCTGGAAATCACCAATTCCGCACTGATGATTTCACAGGCTTTGATCGACCTGGTCGGCTGTAATAATAAACCGACAGAAGGCGATTTTCTGGAACTGGTATTAAATCATACAACACTGCTTCTCGGAAAAGGGCTGGCTGTAATGGACAGTGGCGCAATTCCCCGTGAATTGATTCCACTGAATGTGACGGCACGCAACAATATTTTCTTTGACCGAACCGATGCCCCATTCGTGCAGATGAAAGGCAATACCAACGAAAATGACTTCCGACAGAAGCTGTTGACCTGGAAAGGTTCCAATAATTATTTCGATCGCTTCGAAACATTCTGGACCATCCAATCCCAACAGGGAACCACCGGCATCCTTTCGCTGGATGCATTCGACTGGAAAGATATCTGGGGACTCTCTTCTGAAGTCAACAGCTATCAGATGGAAATTCCCTGGCTGACTGAGCGCCAGAAACTGATGAAGACCCCCTGCTCTCAACTGCAGCCTGCTCAACTTCAGTTTACTCAACCCACTGATGGCAGCCCGACCATTACCGCCGTTGATCGCACAAACGCCGGAGCTGACCTGCTGGTGCTGCCGGAATTGCCGCGCGTTCGCAAAACTCCTGAAACGAACTGA
- a CDS encoding SDR family NAD(P)-dependent oxidoreductase yields MITADSEQKSQKFVILGATGAIGSELSRRLVQAGHEVFLGGRNQQRLQCLAEELAASFQTIDGTDPESIELCIQGACGKLGHVDGVVNCIGSVLLKPAHLTSDQEWSDVLTLNLTSAFAAVRSAAKVMGRQGGTIVLISSAAARIGLANHEAIAAAKAGVIGLTLSAAATYANRGIRVNAVAPGLIKSNMTQSLWETPAAEAASTDMHALNRIGDPADVASMIEWLLQAENNWITGQVLGIDGGLASVVPRARQKRG; encoded by the coding sequence ATGATCACAGCCGATTCTGAGCAGAAGTCACAAAAGTTCGTCATTCTGGGGGCGACGGGGGCCATCGGATCCGAGTTAAGCCGTCGACTGGTGCAAGCGGGTCACGAAGTCTTTCTCGGCGGTCGAAACCAACAGCGGTTGCAGTGTCTCGCTGAGGAATTAGCTGCGTCTTTCCAGACGATTGACGGAACCGATCCGGAATCGATTGAGCTGTGTATCCAGGGAGCTTGCGGGAAACTGGGACACGTTGATGGTGTGGTGAACTGCATCGGTTCGGTGCTTCTTAAGCCGGCACATCTGACTTCCGATCAGGAATGGTCCGACGTACTCACTCTGAATTTAACCTCCGCATTTGCGGCGGTACGCAGTGCCGCGAAAGTGATGGGGCGGCAGGGGGGAACGATCGTGCTGATTTCTTCCGCGGCCGCACGGATTGGGCTTGCCAATCATGAAGCGATTGCCGCCGCCAAGGCAGGTGTGATCGGTCTGACGCTCTCGGCTGCCGCGACTTATGCCAATCGGGGAATCCGCGTCAACGCGGTGGCGCCCGGGTTGATCAAATCAAACATGACACAAAGTCTCTGGGAAACCCCGGCGGCCGAAGCGGCTTCGACCGACATGCACGCGTTGAATCGAATCGGCGATCCAGCGGATGTCGCCTCGATGATTGAATGGCTTTTGCAGGCGGAGAATAACTGGATCACAGGCCAGGTGCTGGGCATTGATGGCGGGTTAGCAAGCGTCGTGCCCCGCGCCCGACAGAAACGGGGTTGA
- a CDS encoding SRPBCC family protein, whose amino-acid sequence MVTINRTTQGIYVLQSELLIPHSISDVFDFFARPENLESLTPPWLHFQIVTPKPVPIHEGALIDYRLKLHGLPMKWRTEITDWEPPVRFVDLQLKGPYRFWRHEHTFQEQAGGTMVRDKVEYAVLGGALINRLFVQKDVERIFQYRLDRLKSFPLTD is encoded by the coding sequence ATGGTCACAATCAACAGAACGACGCAGGGCATTTATGTGCTACAATCCGAACTCTTGATTCCACATTCGATTTCGGACGTGTTTGACTTCTTTGCCCGGCCTGAGAATCTCGAATCACTGACGCCCCCCTGGCTGCATTTTCAGATTGTGACTCCCAAACCAGTACCGATTCATGAAGGAGCGCTCATCGACTATCGGCTCAAGCTGCACGGGCTTCCCATGAAATGGAGAACCGAAATTACTGACTGGGAGCCGCCAGTCCGGTTTGTGGATCTGCAACTGAAAGGACCGTACCGCTTCTGGCGGCACGAACACACGTTTCAGGAGCAGGCAGGCGGCACAATGGTACGAGACAAAGTCGAGTATGCGGTTTTGGGCGGCGCCCTGATCAATCGATTGTTTGTGCAAAAGGATGTCGAACGTATTTTTCAATACCGGCTCGATCGGCTGAAATCGTTTCCTCTCACTGACTGA
- a CDS encoding FliM/FliN family flagellar motor switch protein, whose product MSGFSQENVEAIFALAGESMPALSDSFNQCFDFKYRLEMGESGVWSPEELDEAFQGPGLVALFRIGEEAMVGLIPANLPLPDWYTSPGDSQSSRLQTLSLEWSMNLIPMDLGDVDEFKTYYVDSLLTEVSQCAPADWAALLRINLFQAEDESDGQSPSAVIPVIWPLTKTPVTESAEPEPDPASQPSPSSDNSSQSMSSMGANSDSNPLNRINKLPVQAIVKLATKKIEMKQLLSICPGSLITFDKPCEDPLDMYINNQVYCQGEAVKIGENFGLKIDQVGFKQEYETKIIEF is encoded by the coding sequence ATGTCGGGCTTTAGCCAGGAAAATGTAGAAGCGATTTTTGCCCTTGCCGGTGAAAGTATGCCTGCACTTTCTGATTCTTTCAACCAGTGTTTCGATTTCAAATATCGGCTGGAAATGGGAGAGTCAGGCGTCTGGTCTCCCGAAGAGTTGGATGAAGCATTTCAGGGTCCTGGTCTGGTTGCTCTGTTTCGAATTGGTGAGGAAGCGATGGTCGGGCTGATTCCGGCAAATCTTCCATTGCCAGACTGGTATACGTCTCCGGGAGACTCGCAATCCTCACGATTGCAAACCTTGTCTCTGGAGTGGTCAATGAACCTGATCCCGATGGATCTAGGTGATGTTGATGAATTTAAAACTTATTATGTCGACAGTTTATTAACCGAAGTGTCGCAATGTGCTCCCGCTGACTGGGCGGCATTACTGCGAATTAACTTGTTTCAAGCAGAAGATGAAAGCGACGGCCAGAGCCCGAGTGCTGTGATTCCTGTAATATGGCCACTGACGAAAACGCCCGTTACAGAGTCCGCTGAACCGGAACCCGATCCAGCATCTCAGCCGTCACCTTCATCTGACAACTCCTCTCAGTCCATGTCATCTATGGGTGCTAACTCTGATTCTAATCCGTTGAACCGCATCAACAAGCTGCCCGTTCAAGCGATCGTGAAACTGGCTACGAAAAAAATTGAAATGAAGCAACTGCTCTCTATCTGTCCCGGTTCGCTCATTACATTTGATAAGCCCTGTGAAGATCCGCTCGACATGTATATCAACAATCAGGTTTACTGCCAGGGTGAAGCGGTGAAGATTGGGGAAAACTTTGGTTTAAAGATTGACCAGGTTGGTTTCAAACAGGAATACGAAACCAAGATTATCGAATTTTAG
- a CDS encoding tetratricopeptide repeat protein codes for MHFCSAQSETASPSGPRERGLCCGLACFLVVLFTAWNACSADDQTRSYFEGLRQRHLFGIAEGYCLERLSEERLSDTERARYTLELARTLAAHAMVANGDEQAELWNRAEKTLAQINKDHPGWADAAVFQAERARITSQKAEILFWQSKAIPHNESLKQTALAKLSQADRELLVAETQLNQLLKKSGTFKNFTVLKTATIRDTLLDFQLLIAQTKIKSADLYDKQSPQRKTSLTEAEKWLEPLSRRATTLQITWLSKLALIQCDRIAENYAAAARGIQALVKEKPPAYLNEPIFVESIRILLSENKSQLAASQIIKYRQEHGRYSSELGYLEIDSLIQLREVALNNQQTAIAEELWQEVQTRAKYLEKTQPGYWSQRARMLVDQQHQVDQYGSGISQSLKQAQLLYSQGKLNQAIAAYDKTAKQAAEQGKTDLAFELGFTSASLQLKAKQYKQAAAQFQSLAQKYDANGQAADANLLAAWCLGQLYSQSRTKSRRLAYTTALEEVRTRFPNSKSYYEAGWMLARLEEARLQYSKALVLYSEIPDNQPKAADAHLGIARCYEQILLRLTSLNKPTGAWRAEAIDVLEKFLAGFPDRTDAAKLPSQSEIALRLTRIYLNDSPPQYRKANRLLELIHHTASRMIAQLKRNNELSEASVSQTTQQIRFWNQISNQALRLQIITLAGQGNPSAAQSLVESLETAGTDELLSVLNGVSQIDLELTPQARRELGMLQLKSAEKLASRREQLNPQQLKQLDLCLAEAYLAIDQPIRALEFYQELLKQSPQDSSLIRQVALLLERCGTKSCMRQATPKWRQLEAVEKPGTVPWLDARLHVIHTMYDSGDEAEAKKLFGVTKLLYPELGNDDLKDQYQKLQARMKQ; via the coding sequence ATGCATTTTTGCTCCGCACAATCTGAAACCGCATCCCCGTCAGGCCCGCGTGAACGAGGTCTCTGTTGTGGCCTCGCCTGTTTTCTGGTCGTGCTGTTCACAGCATGGAATGCCTGCTCTGCGGATGACCAGACGCGATCCTACTTTGAAGGCTTGCGTCAGAGGCATCTGTTTGGCATCGCCGAAGGATACTGTTTAGAACGCCTGTCCGAGGAACGTCTTTCCGATACCGAGCGCGCCCGCTATACACTGGAGCTGGCACGCACACTGGCAGCACATGCGATGGTGGCCAACGGCGACGAACAGGCCGAACTCTGGAATCGCGCAGAGAAAACACTCGCACAAATTAACAAAGATCATCCAGGGTGGGCTGATGCAGCCGTGTTTCAAGCCGAACGCGCACGGATCACCTCGCAGAAAGCTGAGATTCTGTTTTGGCAGTCCAAAGCAATTCCGCATAATGAGTCGCTGAAGCAGACAGCCCTCGCAAAACTGTCCCAGGCAGACAGGGAATTATTGGTAGCGGAAACGCAGTTGAATCAGCTCCTCAAAAAATCGGGCACCTTTAAAAACTTTACCGTTCTCAAAACAGCTACTATCCGCGATACGCTGCTGGACTTTCAATTGTTGATTGCCCAGACCAAAATCAAAAGCGCCGATCTCTACGACAAACAGAGTCCGCAACGAAAAACCAGCCTGACCGAAGCGGAGAAGTGGCTGGAACCACTCTCCCGACGCGCCACCACTCTGCAAATCACCTGGCTCAGCAAGCTGGCGTTGATTCAATGCGATCGTATCGCAGAAAATTACGCAGCCGCCGCGCGGGGGATCCAGGCGCTTGTGAAAGAAAAACCGCCGGCTTATCTGAATGAGCCGATCTTTGTAGAATCGATTCGTATTCTACTGTCAGAAAACAAATCACAACTGGCGGCGTCACAAATCATCAAATACCGTCAGGAGCACGGCCGTTATTCCAGTGAACTCGGTTATCTGGAAATCGATTCGCTCATTCAACTCAGAGAAGTCGCCTTGAATAATCAGCAGACCGCGATCGCCGAGGAGCTCTGGCAGGAAGTCCAAACACGAGCAAAGTATTTGGAGAAAACACAACCCGGCTACTGGTCACAACGGGCACGTATGCTGGTCGATCAACAACATCAGGTCGACCAGTATGGAAGTGGCATTTCCCAAAGTCTAAAGCAGGCACAACTCCTGTATTCTCAAGGCAAACTGAATCAGGCCATTGCGGCTTACGACAAAACAGCAAAGCAGGCCGCCGAACAGGGGAAAACTGACCTGGCCTTCGAACTCGGTTTTACCAGCGCTTCCTTGCAGCTCAAAGCAAAACAATACAAACAGGCGGCTGCCCAGTTTCAATCGCTGGCGCAAAAGTATGATGCCAACGGCCAGGCAGCCGACGCGAATCTGCTGGCGGCCTGGTGTCTGGGTCAACTCTATTCACAAAGCCGAACGAAGTCTCGACGGCTTGCCTATACGACAGCGCTCGAAGAAGTCCGTACACGGTTCCCCAACAGCAAAAGCTATTACGAAGCCGGCTGGATGCTGGCGCGGCTGGAAGAAGCACGGCTGCAGTACTCGAAAGCGCTCGTGTTGTATTCGGAAATCCCGGACAATCAACCCAAGGCAGCCGACGCCCATCTAGGCATTGCCCGCTGCTACGAACAAATTCTGCTGCGTTTGACGTCGCTGAATAAGCCAACCGGCGCCTGGCGGGCGGAAGCGATTGACGTTCTGGAAAAGTTCCTCGCCGGATTTCCTGATCGAACCGATGCAGCAAAACTTCCTTCCCAGTCGGAAATCGCCTTGCGACTGACGCGAATCTATTTGAATGACAGCCCGCCTCAATATCGGAAAGCGAATCGACTGCTGGAACTGATTCATCACACGGCGTCCCGCATGATAGCACAATTAAAAAGAAACAACGAACTTTCCGAGGCCAGCGTTTCACAAACGACTCAGCAAATTCGGTTCTGGAATCAGATTTCCAATCAGGCGTTACGGCTGCAGATCATCACACTCGCCGGACAAGGCAATCCGTCTGCCGCCCAGTCACTGGTAGAAAGCCTGGAGACCGCGGGCACCGATGAACTGCTCTCCGTGTTGAATGGCGTTTCACAGATTGATCTGGAACTCACGCCGCAAGCCCGCCGAGAGTTGGGAATGCTGCAGCTCAAGTCAGCCGAAAAGCTGGCCAGCCGCCGCGAACAGTTGAACCCACAACAACTAAAGCAGTTGGACCTCTGTCTGGCAGAAGCCTATCTGGCCATCGATCAGCCAATCAGAGCACTGGAGTTTTATCAGGAACTGTTAAAGCAGTCTCCCCAAGACTCGTCCCTCATCAGGCAGGTGGCATTACTGCTGGAACGCTGCGGCACTAAATCCTGCATGCGACAGGCAACACCCAAATGGCGCCAACTGGAAGCAGTAGAAAAGCCGGGCACCGTTCCCTGGCTGGACGCAAGGCTGCACGTCATTCATACCATGTATGATTCGGGCGACGAAGCCGAGGCGAAAAAACTGTTCGGCGTAACCAAACTGCTTTATCCCGAACTAGGCAACGATGATCTCAAGGACCAGTATCAAAAACTGCAAGCGCGGATGAAACAGTAA
- a CDS encoding metallophosphoesterase family protein, with translation MVRDRLLAIGDIHGCLTALKLLLEKVQPTPDDLLVILGDVISRGPDTRGCIELLMELQETMPLVCLMGNHEEYMHDARDSDIACGSWMYFGGEETLLSYDSDYAKADIENVPDRHWEFIESFQDYFETDHEIFVHGMVDPDLPLAEQDSTEFRWRKFTDVRPHLSGKQVICGHTSQKSGIPVNLKHSICIDTNACRGGWLTCLDVNGEVAHQTNEDGEYRMLDMNSLE, from the coding sequence ATGGTACGAGACCGCCTGCTGGCAATCGGAGATATTCACGGCTGTCTGACTGCACTGAAGTTATTGCTCGAAAAAGTCCAGCCGACGCCCGACGATTTGCTGGTGATTCTGGGCGACGTCATCTCGCGCGGGCCGGATACGCGGGGCTGTATTGAGTTGCTGATGGAGTTGCAGGAAACGATGCCGCTGGTCTGTCTGATGGGTAATCATGAAGAGTATATGCACGATGCCCGCGATTCGGATATTGCCTGTGGTAGTTGGATGTATTTTGGCGGCGAGGAGACACTGCTCTCGTATGATTCGGACTATGCAAAAGCCGACATCGAAAACGTGCCCGACCGCCACTGGGAATTTATCGAAAGCTTCCAGGATTATTTCGAAACCGATCACGAGATTTTCGTGCATGGCATGGTGGACCCTGATCTTCCCTTAGCAGAGCAGGATTCCACGGAATTTCGCTGGCGCAAGTTTACCGATGTCCGTCCGCATCTTTCTGGTAAACAGGTCATCTGCGGCCACACGTCTCAGAAGTCAGGCATTCCGGTAAATCTCAAGCATTCTATCTGCATCGATACCAATGCCTGTCGCGGCGGCTGGTTGACCTGCCTGGATGTGAATGGAGAAGTCGCCCATCAGACCAACGAGGACGGCGAATATCGGATGCTGGATATGAACTCGCTGGAGTGA